A window of Panicum virgatum strain AP13 chromosome 8K, P.virgatum_v5, whole genome shotgun sequence contains these coding sequences:
- the LOC120644723 gene encoding putative disease resistance protein RGA1, translating to MKILQLTQITCQDNISWMTSHNKTEQMRKEKHQHFNLMTNCNELESVDVHEKPSDETEELIVGRTDEKNEIVAALRNSMNHKFTILPIYGIGGIGKTTFAKLICNDTNFTSYHRVWVHVSQRFDLNKICDSIISQLPDMENQTNNGQCLVKLFSGKKTLIVLNDLWEDNAFQLEGLKDKLGSGDRINTIVLVTTRSEYVARKTCANFEPYKIKCLTNDMCWEIIKRKSGFEARDDKEHLIVTGREIALKCGGVALAAQSLGFMLKSMTVDQWKEVKDSDI from the coding sequence ATGAAAATCTTGCAGCTAACCCAGATAACATGTCAGGATAATATTTCTTGGATGACATCGCATAATAAGACTGAGCAGATGAGAAAGGAGAAACACCAGCATTTTAATTTGATGACAAACTGCAATGAGCTGGAATCTGTTGATGTACACGAAAAACCAtcagatgaaacagaagagCTCATTGTAGGGAGGACAGATGAGAAAAATGAAATAGTAGCTGCTTTACGTAACAGCATGAATCATAAGTTCACCATCCTTCCTATATATGGTATTGGAGGCATTGGCAAGACTACTTTTGCAAAATTGATTTGCAATGATACAAATTTCACAAGTTACCACCGCGTATGGGTCCATGTGTCCCAGAGATTTGACTTGAATAAAATATGTGACTCTATAATCTCACAGCTACCGGACATGGAGAACCAAACAAATAACGGACAGTGCCTCGTGAAACTATTTTCTGGTAAGAAGACTTTGATTGTTTTAAACGACCTTTGGGAGGATAATGCATTTCAACTAGAGGGTTTGAAGGATAAGCTAGGTTCTGGGGACAGGATCAACACAATTGTTTTAGTAACAACACGCAGTGAATATGTTGCAAGGAAAACTTGTGCTAACTTTGAACCATACAAGATAAAATGCTTGACAAATGACATGTGCTGGGAAATAATAAAGCGAAAAAGTGGCTTTGAAGCTCGAGATGACAAAGAACACTTGATTGTTACAGGAAGGGAGATTGCCCTGAAATGTGGAGGCGTGGCTTTAGCAGCTCAATCTCTTGGATTCATGTTGAAGTCCATGACAGTTGATCAGTGGAAAGAAGTCAAAGACAGTGATATCTAG